In Scylla paramamosain isolate STU-SP2022 chromosome 1, ASM3559412v1, whole genome shotgun sequence, one DNA window encodes the following:
- the LOC135108049 gene encoding probable E3 ubiquitin-protein ligase HERC4 isoform X2 — MCPCASPHAPLAALGSVGTSVHARVPKLIDELQNYSIVQVAAGDQHSLSLTSWGLVINSAHAGLSHSVNTVQRAAGGAKQCALVARGQSMPCAGILIDFIYARGDNGYGELGVNSCDSHTATRKLVKSLARKVTVQLACDANHTLALTADGDKIPSASWHLDTDRGPRRILPW; from the exons ATGTGCCCCTGTGCTtccccccacgcccccctcgCCGCCCTTGGCAGTGTGGGAACCTCGGTACACGCCAGAGTGCCAA AATTAATTGATGAGCTACAGAACTACAGCATCGTTCAGGTGGCAGCCGGAGACCagcactctctttctctcacctcctggggcctg gtgataaacagtgcacacgcgggactgagtcactcggtaaacacagtgcagcgggccgcgggtggcgccaagcagtgcgctctggtggccagGGGACAGAGTATGCCttgtgcgggaattttaatcgatttt atCTACGCACGGGGTGACAATGGGTACGGTGAGCTTGGCGTCAACTCCTGCGACAGTCACACCGCCACACGCAAGCTTGTCAAGAGTCTGGCCAGGAAGGTGACAGTGCAGCTGGCCTGTGACGCCAACCACACCCTTGCCTTGACTGCTG ATGGTGACAAAATACCTTCGGCCAGTTGGCACTTAGACACCGACAGGGGCCCCAGAAGGATCCTGCCCTGGTGA
- the LOC135108049 gene encoding uncharacterized protein LOC135108049 isoform X3 yields MPLSLTIQEHMIKKLLSIEEEDMIDDDLFTYTKTVFASVCAWNSSFTLAGLHKHTHGLDYRLAEDCVAQIGRIARETIQEVANSYWHSKRGQESSFASPSQDALCCYVLPLYKDFTDPKQTAKLQTPYAEGVLKLGKEMAEVFKTGVPSCLPCGCCPWSTV; encoded by the exons atgcccctctctctcacaattcAAGAACATATGATTAAGAAACTTCTGTCAATTGAGGAAGAAGACATGATTGATGACGATTTGTttac GTACACAAAGACAGTGTTTGCCTCAGTGTGCGCTTGGAACAGCTCCTTCACGCTTGCTGgcttgcacaaacacacacacgggctgGACTACCGTTTGGCTGAGGACTGTGTGGCTCAGATTGGCCGGATTGCAAGGGAGACCATCCAGGAAGTGGCGa ATTCGTACTGGCATTCAAAACGTGGCCAAGAGTCTTCCTTCGCATCCCCCAGCCAGGACGCCTTATGCTGTTATGTCCTTCCCCTGTACAAGGACTTCACTGACCCTAAACAAACAGCCAAACTCCAAACGCCGTATGCTGAGGGAGTGTTGAAGCTTGGCAAGGAGATGGCGGAGGTGTTCA AGACCGGCGTGCCCTCGTGTCTTCCCTGCGGCTGTTGTCCCTGGTCCACGGTCTGA
- the LOC135108049 gene encoding probable E3 ubiquitin-protein ligase HERC4 isoform X1, with translation MFNQVYKVLAFKGSSTPTDTRTHHQIQEELIDELQNYSIVQVAAGDQHSLSLTSWGLVINSAHAGLSHSVNTVQRAAGGAKQCALVARGQSMPCAGILIDFIYARGDNGYGELGVNSCDSHTATRKLVKSLARKVTVQLACDANHTLALTADGDKIPSASWHLDTDRGPRRILPW, from the exons ATGTTTAACCAGGTGTACAAGGTGCTGGCTTTCAAGGGCTCCTCCACAcctacagacacacgcacacaccaccagATACAGGAAG AATTAATTGATGAGCTACAGAACTACAGCATCGTTCAGGTGGCAGCCGGAGACCagcactctctttctctcacctcctggggcctg gtgataaacagtgcacacgcgggactgagtcactcggtaaacacagtgcagcgggccgcgggtggcgccaagcagtgcgctctggtggccagGGGACAGAGTATGCCttgtgcgggaattttaatcgatttt atCTACGCACGGGGTGACAATGGGTACGGTGAGCTTGGCGTCAACTCCTGCGACAGTCACACCGCCACACGCAAGCTTGTCAAGAGTCTGGCCAGGAAGGTGACAGTGCAGCTGGCCTGTGACGCCAACCACACCCTTGCCTTGACTGCTG ATGGTGACAAAATACCTTCGGCCAGTTGGCACTTAGACACCGACAGGGGCCCCAGAAGGATCCTGCCCTGGTGA